CCCGGCGACGTGGCCATCGACTGGCAGGGCTGGCGGCTCGAGACTTCCGTCGCCGTGGCGGCCGTGGCGCTGGCCTTGCTGTCCGTCGGCTTGGCCGCCGGCTATCGCTTCTGGCTCTGGCTGCGGCGCGCGCCGGCCGGCATCACCCGGGCCCGGGCGGCGGGCCGCGAGAGGCGGGGCTACGATGCCCTGGCCGAGGGCCTGGTGGCGGTGGCGGCCGGCGACGTGGCTGAATCGCGGCGCCTGGCGAGCCGCACCGAGGTGCTGCTCGGCAGGCCGCCGCTGGCGCTCTTGCTCTCGGCCCAGTCGGCCCAGTTGAGCGGCGACGAGGTGGCCACGGAACATCATTTCAAGGCCATGCTGGAACGCCCCGAGACGGAGTTCCTCGGCTTGCGCGGCCTGTTGGTCCAGGCCCGGCGCCAGGGCGACCGCCAGGCCGCGCTCAAGTATGCCCGCCGGGCCCATGCCCTCAAGCCCGGCTCGCCCTGGCTGCTGGACACGCAGGCCGCGGCCGGGCTGTGGGGCGAGGCCGAGAAGACGCTGGCGGCGGCCCAGCGCCAGCAGACGCTGGACCCGGCGCAGGGCCGGCGGCGCCGTGCCGTGACGCTGCTGGGCCAGGCGCAGGAAGCGGAACGCGGCGGTCAGGCCGGCCGGGCCGCCAAGCTGGCCGGCGCGGCCCACCAAGCGGCACCCGAGCTGGTACCGGCCGCCCTCATGGCGGCCCGCCTGACGGCGGCTGCCGGCCGCGCCCGCAAGGCCGCCAAGACCCTTGAACGGAGCTGGCGGGAAACCCCCCATCCCGAGCTCTGCGCCACCTGGCTGGCGCTGTGGCCGGGCGACGACGCGGCGCGCCGCCTGCGCCGTTTCCGCCGCCTGGAAGCGGCCCGGCCCGAACACTTCGAGTGCCGCCTGGCGCTGGCCGGCTTGCTGGTCGCGGCGCGGCACTTCGAGCAGGCGCGGCAAGAGTTGGCGCCCCTGCTGGGCCCCGCCGACGACCTGCCCGAGGCCCGGGTGTGCCGCCTCATGGCCGACCTCGAGGAAGCCGAGAACGGCCAAAGCGAGGTGGTGCGGGACTGGCTCCTGAAGACCGAAGCGGCGCCGCCTGAGGCCACCTGGGGCTGCCGGGGCTGCGGCCGGGCGGTGGCCGAATGGACGCCCAACTGCGGCCACTGCGGCGCCTTCGACAGCCTGCACTGGGCCCCGCCCGGGGCCCACCGCGAGCTCGCTGAAGCGAGCCCGGCCGGCCCGCCGCCGGCCGCCACCATCGCCCCGGCCGCCAACAACATTGACGCCGGCGCGACGCCGGAGTAGCGTCGCGCCCGCTTGGCCGCCCGCCACAGGCCGCAGTAGCTCAGGGGTAGAGCAACTGATTCGTAATCAGTAGGTCGGGGGTTCAAATCCTCCCTGCGGCACCAGAGTTTTCCGATATAAAACAATACATTAGCGATAGATCGATCGGCAACTGCATCCGCCGTGCTGGCCCGATTTCGTTTCGGGGTAACGCTGGGGGTAACAAAAGACGCTTCCCCACTGGGCTGATTTGGCCGAGCCCACCGCCGAGCCCTATTATGTCCCCACCCTCACCAACGCGGCGACCATCATGCAAAACACCAACGCCTGGGAAACGACCCTCGCGGGGCTGGCGCTCGCCGTCGCCGCA
This genomic interval from Alphaproteobacteria bacterium contains the following:
- a CDS encoding heme biosynthesis HemY N-terminal domain-containing protein, with amino-acid sequence MARALAVFILLGLGALLAAWLADHPGDVAIDWQGWRLETSVAVAAVALALLSVGLAAGYRFWLWLRRAPAGITRARAAGRERRGYDALAEGLVAVAAGDVAESRRLASRTEVLLGRPPLALLLSAQSAQLSGDEVATEHHFKAMLERPETEFLGLRGLLVQARRQGDRQAALKYARRAHALKPGSPWLLDTQAAAGLWGEAEKTLAAAQRQQTLDPAQGRRRRAVTLLGQAQEAERGGQAGRAAKLAGAAHQAAPELVPAALMAARLTAAAGRARKAAKTLERSWRETPHPELCATWLALWPGDDAARRLRRFRRLEAARPEHFECRLALAGLLVAARHFEQARQELAPLLGPADDLPEARVCRLMADLEEAENGQSEVVRDWLLKTEAAPPEATWGCRGCGRAVAEWTPNCGHCGAFDSLHWAPPGAHRELAEASPAGPPPAATIAPAANNIDAGATPE